In the Calditrichota bacterium genome, one interval contains:
- the larB gene encoding nickel pincer cofactor biosynthesis protein LarB, whose translation MKEKNIKDLLELVKEKKISIEEAVSQLKQGPFQQKSNSFFMPDHHRSLRNGLGEVVYAESKKTKHLLTIADEFNKRQDPILFTRLKKKQFAALNEAFPDERGNDLGRTFILHSPPEKHSSPNEPFIAIVAAGTSDLPVVEEAAETCIAMNTAFEKVVDVGVAGLHRVLHKLDVLQKATAVIVIAGMEGALPSVVGGLVDCPVFAVPTSVGYGASFKGVSALLGMLNSCAPGVTVANIDNGFSAAFAACQVVRMVEKTSEKNISKL comes from the coding sequence ATGAAAGAAAAGAACATAAAAGATTTACTGGAACTGGTAAAAGAAAAAAAGATTTCAATTGAAGAAGCGGTTTCTCAACTAAAGCAAGGGCCATTCCAACAAAAATCCAACAGTTTTTTTATGCCCGATCATCATCGGTCGCTGCGTAATGGCTTAGGTGAAGTGGTTTATGCAGAAAGTAAAAAAACGAAACATTTGCTTACAATTGCTGATGAGTTTAATAAACGCCAGGATCCAATCTTGTTTACCCGGTTAAAGAAAAAACAATTTGCCGCGCTAAATGAAGCGTTTCCTGATGAACGAGGAAATGATTTGGGCCGCACATTTATACTTCATTCCCCTCCTGAAAAACACTCTTCCCCAAATGAACCTTTTATTGCCATTGTGGCTGCGGGTACAAGTGACTTGCCTGTTGTTGAAGAAGCAGCTGAAACGTGCATTGCCATGAATACTGCTTTTGAAAAAGTTGTTGATGTGGGCGTTGCAGGGTTACACAGAGTACTTCACAAACTGGATGTCTTACAAAAAGCAACGGCAGTTATTGTTATTGCCGGTATGGAAGGAGCTTTGCCCAGTGTTGTTGGCGGACTTGTTGACTGTCCTGTTTTTGCCGTGCCAACCAGTGTTGGTTACGGTGCGAGTTTTAAAGGTGTGTCCGCATTGCTGGGTATGCTTAATTCCTGTGCACCTGGTGTAACGGTAGCTAATATTGATAATGGTTTTTCGGCTGCGTTTGCTGCTTGCCAGGTTGTTCGAATGGTTGAAAAAACAAGCGAAAAAAATATATCGAAACTCTAA
- a CDS encoding Ig-like domain-containing protein, whose product MFKKLLLLFIISLMTIQCEIPAAPDIIPPTPLLIYPNEGDVISNNINVRIEATDNKKVKEVWIYLDGQYMGNATSRPFLVPLDVDTLKDGLQHKIQVAASDKSGNIGYSTLTTFTIAKTQDIIDPTVSILNPQSGQTVEGIVRIAAIADDERSVREVAFFVDGDSIGSDFSYPYQFDWDTTPFADSTNHTVYAKAFDGGNNSSISPVVTVTVFPRSGTTGDNIAPTGLMTYPLAGSVVFGTIKVTIEASDNEEVSRVDLYVDGDSIATDSSAPYQLAWDTSPYADDASHSIYAKVYDTAGNSFTTGSTILTVSSGSSDDVSPPSILVLYPTTGSTVSGTVAIRADAQDNVGVSSVEVLVDGKLEGNMALDSGSWLFNWNSIAKADTNTHTIYLKAYDAAGNVGTSGLTTVTVVAP is encoded by the coding sequence ATGTTTAAAAAATTATTATTATTATTTATAATTAGTTTGATGACCATTCAATGTGAAATACCTGCTGCACCAGACATAATACCACCAACACCTCTTTTAATTTATCCAAATGAAGGTGATGTCATTTCTAATAACATAAATGTTCGCATCGAAGCCACGGACAATAAGAAGGTAAAAGAAGTTTGGATTTATCTGGATGGGCAATACATGGGGAATGCTACCTCAAGACCATTTCTTGTTCCCCTTGACGTAGATACCTTAAAAGACGGATTACAACACAAGATTCAGGTAGCCGCTTCCGATAAATCTGGGAACATTGGTTATTCAACTTTGACAACTTTTACCATCGCTAAAACGCAGGATATTATAGATCCAACTGTTTCTATATTAAACCCACAAAGTGGTCAAACGGTTGAAGGCATTGTAAGAATAGCAGCTATAGCTGATGATGAGCGGTCTGTAAGAGAAGTAGCCTTTTTTGTTGATGGGGACTCTATAGGCTCTGATTTTTCTTACCCATATCAATTTGATTGGGATACTACACCTTTTGCCGATTCAACAAATCATACAGTATATGCGAAAGCATTTGATGGTGGCAATAATAGCAGTATCTCTCCCGTTGTCACTGTAACCGTATTCCCAAGGTCAGGGACTACCGGTGATAACATAGCACCTACAGGATTAATGACATATCCGCTTGCAGGCAGTGTTGTATTTGGAACTATCAAAGTAACAATAGAAGCATCGGATAACGAAGAAGTTTCCAGAGTAGATTTATACGTTGATGGTGACAGCATTGCTACAGACTCTAGCGCTCCATATCAATTAGCCTGGGACACATCTCCTTATGCTGATGATGCATCACATTCAATTTATGCAAAAGTATACGATACGGCCGGAAATAGTTTCACAACAGGATCAACAATACTAACTGTGTCATCCGGTAGCTCTGATGATGTGAGCCCACCAAGTATTCTTGTCCTTTATCCCACAACAGGTAGTACTGTTTCAGGGACAGTTGCCATCCGTGCAGATGCACAAGATAATGTTGGTGTCAGTTCGGTTGAAGTTTTGGTTGATGGCAAACTTGAAGGAAACATGGCATTGGATAGCGGAAGCTGGTTATTCAATTGGAATAGCATTGCCAAAGCAGATACAAACACTCATACAATTTATTTGAAAGCATATGACGCAGCGGGGAATGTTGGAACATCCGGGCTTACTACAGTAACGGTTGTTGCCCCTTAG
- the xth gene encoding exodeoxyribonuclease III — MRLLSWNVNGIRAVVRKGHDKWINSKPADILCMQEVKATGEQGEAALFPGAYKNISWNDTQSRAGYSGVATLSSIKPLKTEKGFGMEEFDREGRILIHEFDQFFLYNIYFPNSQRGHDRLDYKLRFKDTFLAHAEKNRKTRKAILVCGDLNTAHTEIDLKNPKANKNNAGFLPEERAWMDKFVSSGYVDTFRIFNKEGDHYSWWTYRLNARERNIGWRLDYFFVNEEHQSIIKDAFILKDVLGSDHCPVGIDISF, encoded by the coding sequence ATGCGACTTCTCTCCTGGAATGTAAATGGAATCCGTGCTGTTGTGCGCAAAGGACACGACAAATGGATTAACAGTAAACCTGCAGATATCCTTTGCATGCAGGAAGTAAAAGCAACCGGCGAACAAGGCGAAGCGGCACTGTTTCCTGGTGCTTATAAAAATATTTCCTGGAATGACACTCAAAGCCGGGCAGGTTATTCTGGCGTGGCAACACTTTCATCAATCAAACCATTGAAAACAGAAAAAGGCTTTGGGATGGAAGAATTTGATCGGGAAGGACGTATTTTAATCCATGAGTTTGATCAATTTTTTCTGTATAATATTTATTTCCCAAACAGCCAACGAGGGCATGATCGCCTTGATTACAAATTACGTTTCAAAGATACATTTTTGGCTCATGCCGAAAAAAATCGAAAAACCAGAAAAGCAATTCTTGTATGCGGGGATTTAAATACCGCCCATACCGAAATCGATTTGAAGAACCCTAAAGCAAATAAAAACAATGCCGGATTTCTGCCTGAGGAACGCGCCTGGATGGACAAGTTCGTCTCCAGTGGTTATGTTGATACTTTTCGAATTTTTAACAAAGAAGGTGATCATTATTCCTGGTGGACTTATCGCCTAAACGCACGCGAGCGAAATATCGGTTGGCGGTTGGATTATTTTTTTGTCAATGAAGAACATCAATCAATTATCAAAGATGCTTTCATTTTGAAAGATGTTTTAGGCTCTGATCACTGCCCGGTTGGAATTGATATTTCTTTTTAA
- a CDS encoding DUF1446 domain-containing protein, whose amino-acid sequence MKKFIRIASGQGYWGDRFDAPIDQVREGDIDYLVMDYLAEVTMSIMQKQKMRDPSLGYAKDFVPLMNTLLPLLVEKNVTLITNAGGVNPVGCMLAIREIAEKMGFTGLKIAAVYGDDILNQLDSMISSGNDMKNMETGDDLSTVRKQVSSANVYFGARPVVEALEQGAQVIVTGRVTDTGISLAPMVHEFGWEWDDWDKLATGVIGGHINECGAQGSGGNFFAGWKDVPNMERIGFPIVEAYPDGHLIVTKHESLGGLVSEQTIKEQLLYELGNPADYITPDCVADFTSIQLKQEAPNRVKVFGIKGFPDTPFYKVSISYFDGYTSIGQLTYTWPDALQKAKKADEIIRKRLEYLGLKFDDIYTEYLGYNACGGDTAPPVNDPNEVVLHIGVRGHSFRDMNKFSREVIPLVLTGPPTVTGFGGGRPKVREVIAYWPALLKKETVEPKVLTIEVI is encoded by the coding sequence ATGAAAAAATTTATCCGTATAGCCAGTGGCCAGGGTTACTGGGGTGACAGATTTGATGCGCCGATTGACCAGGTCCGTGAAGGTGATATTGATTATCTTGTTATGGATTATCTGGCTGAAGTGACCATGTCCATAATGCAAAAACAAAAAATGCGCGATCCAAGCCTGGGATATGCAAAAGATTTTGTACCACTGATGAATACACTCCTGCCATTGCTGGTAGAAAAGAATGTAACACTGATAACGAATGCCGGTGGTGTAAATCCTGTAGGCTGTATGCTGGCAATCCGTGAAATAGCTGAGAAAATGGGTTTTACAGGTTTAAAAATCGCCGCGGTTTATGGAGACGACATTTTAAATCAACTGGACTCCATGATCTCATCCGGAAATGACATGAAAAATATGGAAACAGGTGATGATCTTAGTACGGTTCGCAAACAGGTTTCCAGCGCAAATGTTTATTTTGGTGCACGCCCCGTAGTGGAAGCTTTGGAGCAGGGAGCGCAGGTAATTGTTACAGGCCGCGTTACCGATACAGGAATTAGCCTTGCGCCAATGGTGCATGAATTTGGCTGGGAATGGGATGATTGGGACAAACTGGCAACCGGCGTAATTGGCGGCCATATAAACGAATGCGGCGCCCAGGGCAGCGGTGGTAACTTTTTTGCCGGTTGGAAAGATGTCCCCAACATGGAGCGAATCGGTTTTCCAATTGTTGAGGCGTATCCTGATGGCCATCTTATAGTAACAAAACACGAATCGCTTGGCGGATTGGTTAGCGAACAAACCATAAAAGAACAGCTTCTGTATGAATTAGGAAATCCGGCCGATTATATTACTCCCGATTGCGTAGCCGACTTTACCTCAATCCAGCTAAAACAGGAAGCACCAAACCGGGTAAAAGTTTTTGGCATAAAAGGTTTTCCCGATACACCTTTTTACAAGGTCTCTATTTCTTATTTTGATGGATATACAAGTATTGGACAATTAACCTATACCTGGCCGGATGCTTTGCAAAAAGCCAAAAAAGCGGATGAAATTATACGCAAACGATTAGAATATCTCGGATTAAAGTTTGATGATATATACACAGAATATCTTGGCTATAATGCCTGTGGCGGTGACACAGCTCCACCGGTTAATGATCCAAACGAAGTTGTTTTACACATTGGAGTTCGCGGGCATAGCTTCCGGGATATGAATAAATTTTCCAGGGAAGTGATTCCATTGGTTTTAACCGGGCCTCCAACTGTTACAGGATTTGGTGGCGGGCGGCCTAAAGTTCGCGAAGTAATTGCATATTGGCCCGCTTTGCTAAAAAAGGAAACCGTTGAGCCAAAAGTATTGACGATTGAAGTAATTTAA
- a CDS encoding SDR family oxidoreductase — translation MDLEINNKVAVVFAASKGLGKAAALSLANEGCKVAICSRDADKIKQAAKDISGISGTDVYSEAVDVENKIQIDSFIENVAQKWGTIDILVNNAGGPPVASFEQSQDDEWQKWYNITFMSVVRAIKAALPYLKQNNWGRIINITSSSVKSPIENLVYSNSIRLAVVGLAKTLSLDLGRFGITVHNVAPGYHLTDGLERIIDNKVEHGQKREDVLKSWSENIPLGKIGEPQDLASLVAFLASGKAGYMSGTTIQVDGGLYPGTL, via the coding sequence ATGGATTTAGAAATTAATAACAAAGTGGCGGTTGTATTTGCGGCAAGTAAAGGTTTGGGAAAAGCTGCGGCATTATCCCTGGCCAATGAAGGCTGTAAAGTGGCGATCTGTTCACGAGATGCAGATAAAATAAAGCAGGCAGCAAAAGATATCTCGGGAATTTCCGGGACCGACGTTTATAGCGAGGCAGTGGATGTTGAGAATAAAATACAAATTGATTCATTTATCGAAAACGTTGCCCAAAAGTGGGGCACAATCGATATTTTGGTTAATAATGCCGGCGGACCACCTGTTGCATCTTTCGAGCAATCTCAGGATGATGAATGGCAAAAATGGTATAATATTACTTTTATGAGTGTGGTGCGCGCTATAAAAGCAGCTTTGCCATATCTTAAGCAAAACAATTGGGGACGTATCATTAATATCACCTCATCTTCAGTAAAATCACCTATCGAAAACCTGGTTTATTCAAATTCGATTCGTTTGGCGGTTGTTGGGTTAGCTAAAACCCTTTCTTTGGATTTGGGACGTTTTGGGATAACTGTTCACAATGTTGCACCAGGTTATCACCTAACCGATGGACTGGAACGGATTATTGATAACAAAGTTGAACATGGCCAAAAACGTGAAGATGTTTTAAAAAGCTGGAGTGAAAATATTCCTCTTGGAAAAATTGGAGAACCACAGGATCTTGCTTCACTAGTGGCATTTTTGGCATCGGGTAAAGCAGGTTATATGTCCGGAACAACAATCCAGGTGGATGGTGGGTTGTATCCCGGAACGCTTTAG
- a CDS encoding DUF2277 domain-containing protein — protein sequence MCRNIKKLRYEDREPSDQELQDAALQFVRKISGYRKPSKKNEEAFDKAVLKIAGISRKLFKDLEYKTV from the coding sequence ATGTGCAGAAATATTAAAAAACTTCGCTATGAGGACCGCGAACCATCAGACCAGGAATTGCAAGATGCGGCTTTGCAATTTGTTCGCAAAATTAGCGGCTATAGAAAACCATCAAAAAAAAATGAAGAAGCTTTCGATAAGGCTGTTTTGAAAATAGCCGGGATTTCCAGAAAATTATTTAAAGATCTTGAATATAAAACTGTTTGA
- a CDS encoding winged helix-turn-helix domain-containing protein, with protein MSNNIGETAGKVWDQLNSNGPMTVAKLKTALKADVFTLNAAIGWLAREDKIELGKVRNSVTVTLK; from the coding sequence ATGAGCAATAATATTGGTGAAACAGCCGGTAAGGTTTGGGATCAATTAAATTCTAATGGGCCAATGACGGTGGCAAAACTTAAAACGGCCCTAAAGGCGGATGTTTTTACATTGAATGCAGCCATTGGCTGGTTAGCCAGGGAAGACAAAATTGAACTTGGAAAAGTTCGTAATTCTGTGACTGTTACCTTAAAATAA
- a CDS encoding nodulation protein NfeD, which produces MKYFFFIIFFLTSSLALAGETVHRIIINGVINPIATEYIEQSIERAEISSVQLLIIELDTPGGLMESMHNIMKAIQNAKVPVAVFVSPSGSRAGSAGVFITYSAHIAAMAPSTNIGSAHPVFGGGENKMDSTQTDIMMDKVTNDAIAKIKAVAERRGRNIEWAEKAVSESANITAQEALKMNVIDYIVPSADSLLSVIDGKTIVLDNSEERKMNTKGATIITFEMTWRQRLFDTLIDPNVAAVLMMIGMAGIMLELYNPGSIIPGVAGSISLIIAWYAMDVLPLNYAGLFLIVVSLIMFLLEIKVPSYGILTIGGVVSLSIGLIMLIDSPIPELQVSWQVIVGIVVMTTLFFVFALGFAIKAQQSKPTTGSEGLVGETGVVLKNLSPSGTVQIHGEIWKAHSDTTIKKGSDVEVVEYDGKNLTIKVKQV; this is translated from the coding sequence ATGAAATATTTCTTTTTTATAATATTTTTTTTAACAAGTTCGCTTGCTCTGGCTGGTGAAACAGTTCATAGAATAATTATTAACGGCGTTATTAATCCAATTGCAACGGAATATATCGAGCAATCTATTGAGCGAGCTGAAATAAGCAGTGTACAGCTCTTGATAATTGAATTGGATACACCCGGTGGACTAATGGAATCGATGCATAATATTATGAAAGCCATTCAAAATGCAAAAGTACCGGTTGCCGTTTTTGTCTCACCTTCAGGTTCAAGGGCAGGTTCAGCAGGAGTTTTTATAACCTATTCAGCACATATCGCAGCCATGGCGCCATCTACAAATATTGGCTCAGCTCATCCGGTATTTGGGGGAGGTGAAAATAAAATGGATTCGACCCAAACAGATATTATGATGGACAAGGTAACCAACGACGCAATCGCAAAAATTAAGGCTGTTGCAGAAAGGCGAGGCAGAAATATTGAATGGGCAGAAAAAGCTGTAAGTGAAAGCGCCAATATCACAGCACAAGAAGCCTTGAAAATGAATGTGATTGATTATATTGTCCCATCAGCAGATTCACTTTTGTCAGTAATTGATGGCAAAACAATTGTTTTGGATAATAGTGAAGAGCGTAAAATGAATACAAAAGGTGCAACAATCATAACATTTGAAATGACCTGGCGACAGCGTCTGTTTGATACACTTATTGATCCTAATGTCGCTGCAGTCTTAATGATGATTGGCATGGCCGGCATCATGCTGGAATTATATAATCCCGGTTCAATTATTCCTGGTGTCGCAGGAAGCATTTCTCTGATTATAGCCTGGTATGCGATGGATGTTCTGCCTCTAAACTACGCTGGTTTGTTTTTAATTGTTGTCTCACTAATAATGTTTTTGCTGGAAATAAAAGTGCCCAGTTATGGTATTCTCACAATTGGAGGTGTTGTGTCCTTGTCCATTGGCCTTATTATGTTAATTGACTCACCCATCCCTGAACTTCAGGTTTCCTGGCAGGTAATTGTTGGCATTGTTGTAATGACGACTCTGTTTTTTGTTTTTGCCCTTGGCTTTGCCATAAAAGCACAGCAATCTAAACCAACAACTGGTTCTGAAGGATTGGTTGGTGAAACGGGTGTAGTATTGAAAAATCTAAGTCCGTCAGGAACCGTTCAGATACACGGTGAAATTTGGAAAGCTCATTCTGATACGACTATAAAAAAAGGAAGCGATGTAGAAGTTGTTGAATATGATGGAAAAAATCTAACGATTAAGGTTAAGCAAGTCTGA
- a CDS encoding slipin family protein: MQFYVAIVIFLVLLIASAVRILKEYERGVIFRLGRIIDSKGPGIIFLIPLIDKMVKVSLRTIVMDVPPQDVITKDNVSIQINAVLYFRVVNPTKSVIEVENFLFATSQLAQTTLRSIAGQAELDELLMDRDRINQELQKIIDTHSDPWGIKVSLVEIKHIDLPEEMKRAMAKQAEAERERRAKVIAAEGEFQAAGKLTDAAKKIDESPSALQLRFLQTLVEVGAEKNTTTIFPLPLELFAPFMDKIRNIANK, encoded by the coding sequence ATGCAGTTTTATGTAGCGATTGTTATTTTTCTGGTACTTTTAATCGCCAGTGCAGTCAGGATTTTAAAAGAGTACGAACGGGGCGTAATCTTCCGGTTAGGCCGTATTATCGATTCAAAAGGACCCGGAATAATATTTTTGATTCCACTGATTGATAAGATGGTAAAAGTGAGTTTGCGGACAATTGTAATGGATGTGCCACCGCAAGATGTTATTACCAAGGATAATGTTTCTATTCAAATTAATGCAGTACTTTATTTCCGCGTTGTAAATCCAACAAAGTCGGTTATCGAAGTTGAAAATTTTCTCTTTGCCACATCTCAGCTTGCCCAAACAACTTTGAGAAGTATTGCCGGTCAGGCGGAGCTTGACGAATTGCTGATGGACAGGGATCGTATTAATCAGGAATTGCAGAAAATAATTGATACACATTCCGATCCATGGGGTATAAAAGTTTCGCTTGTGGAAATTAAGCATATAGATTTACCGGAAGAGATGAAACGAGCGATGGCCAAGCAGGCTGAAGCAGAACGTGAACGCCGTGCAAAAGTTATTGCAGCGGAAGGTGAATTCCAGGCAGCCGGAAAGTTGACAGATGCGGCTAAAAAAATTGATGAATCTCCATCAGCGCTTCAGTTACGCTTTTTGCAGACTTTGGTCGAAGTCGGCGCCGAAAAAAATACAACAACTATATTCCCATTACCTTTGGAGTTATTCGCACCATTTATGGACAAGATAAGGAATATAGCCAATAAGTAA
- the dctP gene encoding TRAP transporter substrate-binding protein DctP, with the protein MNRKIFQLMLILLIAVSTAFAQKKVKIKFATLAPEGTTWMNVMNEFSESVKEKSNGTISFRFYAGGTQGDEKDVIRKMRIGQVHSGGFTGVGMGTILPEVRILDTPFLYKTKAEVDFIADKFFDRFAAGFEKKGYVLLGWAEVGWVYIYTNKPVNAESEMDGVKMWMWEGDPISRATFEAFNVSPIPLSITDVLTSLQTGLIDGVYTSPLGAVALQWFTKVKYVLDIPMANSNGAVLISKKMFNKLSPDQQKILKEEGRKYFGKLTQLSREDNSKSQKTMYDYGMQKTTVTDPKLLEEFEVLGKKARQNLVGELYDQKLLDDVEQALEEFRK; encoded by the coding sequence ATGAATCGCAAAATATTCCAACTAATGTTAATCCTGCTAATTGCAGTGAGTACTGCTTTTGCACAAAAAAAAGTTAAAATAAAATTTGCTACACTTGCACCTGAAGGAACGACCTGGATGAACGTCATGAACGAATTCAGTGAGTCAGTTAAAGAGAAATCCAATGGCACAATTAGTTTTAGGTTTTATGCAGGCGGTACGCAGGGAGACGAGAAAGATGTAATCCGTAAAATGAGAATAGGCCAGGTACATAGCGGCGGATTTACCGGCGTTGGTATGGGTACAATCTTGCCTGAAGTACGCATTTTAGACACACCTTTTTTATATAAAACCAAAGCAGAGGTAGATTTTATTGCGGATAAATTTTTTGATAGATTTGCCGCGGGTTTTGAGAAAAAAGGTTATGTTTTACTTGGCTGGGCAGAAGTTGGCTGGGTTTATATTTATACCAATAAACCGGTTAATGCCGAGTCGGAAATGGATGGTGTAAAAATGTGGATGTGGGAAGGTGATCCAATTTCGCGTGCAACATTTGAAGCATTTAATGTCAGTCCAATTCCCCTTTCCATCACAGATGTTTTGACCAGTTTGCAAACAGGATTAATTGACGGGGTTTATACATCGCCATTGGGTGCAGTGGCTTTGCAATGGTTTACAAAAGTAAAATATGTTTTGGATATTCCCATGGCCAATTCCAACGGTGCCGTGTTAATTTCTAAAAAAATGTTTAATAAGCTTTCTCCGGATCAGCAAAAAATCTTAAAGGAAGAGGGCAGAAAATATTTTGGTAAATTGACTCAATTAAGCCGCGAAGACAATTCCAAATCTCAAAAAACCATGTATGATTATGGTATGCAAAAAACAACGGTGACCGATCCCAAATTATTGGAAGAGTTTGAAGTATTAGGTAAAAAAGCGCGTCAAAACCTTGTAGGAGAATTATACGATCAAAAACTACTGGATGATGTTGAGCAGGCTTTGGAAGAGTTTCGTAAATAA
- a CDS encoding Nif3-like dinuclear metal center hexameric protein — protein MKRNDLEKYLNNLLDLEKYHDMCPNGLQVEGRPEIKKIVTGVSACVELFEEALARNADAVLTHHGVIWNFEKPLYKGGYKKRIKLLLENDVNLFGYHLPLDGDPAFGNNALIANLLNVQDVQPFDEYKGAYIGCSGSFDNLPPEQLFELVKKEINPDAQFFPFGPEKINSIGIISGGAQKEIKEAVLQGLDVFLTGEASEHIYHYAKEEGIHFIAAGHHATEVFGVQALGKHIREKFGIEVEFVNIHNPI, from the coding sequence ATGAAAAGAAACGATCTTGAAAAATATTTAAACAATCTTTTAGATCTTGAAAAATACCATGATATGTGTCCCAACGGCCTACAGGTTGAAGGTCGTCCGGAAATAAAAAAAATTGTTACCGGTGTAAGTGCTTGTGTTGAACTTTTCGAAGAAGCTTTAGCAAGAAATGCAGATGCTGTTTTAACACATCATGGCGTGATTTGGAATTTTGAAAAACCGCTGTACAAAGGCGGCTATAAAAAACGGATCAAGCTTCTTTTGGAAAATGATGTCAATTTATTTGGTTATCATCTGCCTTTGGATGGCGATCCTGCTTTTGGGAATAATGCTCTTATTGCCAACTTGCTAAATGTCCAGGATGTTCAGCCTTTTGATGAATATAAAGGTGCCTATATTGGCTGCAGCGGTTCATTTGATAATTTACCACCGGAGCAATTGTTTGAACTTGTTAAAAAAGAAATAAATCCTGATGCACAGTTTTTCCCTTTTGGCCCTGAAAAAATAAACTCCATTGGTATAATCAGCGGCGGTGCACAAAAAGAAATCAAAGAAGCTGTTTTACAGGGATTGGATGTTTTTTTAACCGGTGAGGCCAGCGAACATATTTATCATTATGCCAAAGAAGAAGGTATCCATTTTATTGCTGCGGGCCATCATGCAACGGAAGTATTTGGTGTCCAAGCCCTGGGAAAACATATCAGGGAAAAGTTTGGAATTGAAGTTGAGTTTGTAAATATTCACAATCCAATATAA
- a CDS encoding methyltransferase domain-containing protein: protein MSNYSHVNYASLTIEDKNPIKRFLQNRRLNHGLKVLEDHSIESKINILDYGSGDGELSLRINRILPRSDINCYEPADYLRQQAVQKLSEKKQIEVISKTDGLENNSFDFIFCLEVFEHLPPKIIEKELLEFKRLLKPNGKLVLGIPNEIFFAALFKGALRFKRRNNDSDGSLKNIFLSAIGIPPKERLEVKFDGMPYFLRHMGFDYRVFTKQLLNHFSIEKRYGSPNLRLPIFLNFEVYLVCS from the coding sequence ATGAGTAATTATTCGCATGTCAATTATGCCTCATTAACAATTGAGGATAAAAACCCTATAAAACGATTTCTGCAAAATAGACGGCTAAACCATGGGTTGAAAGTTTTAGAGGATCATTCAATTGAATCAAAAATAAATATTCTGGATTATGGTTCAGGTGATGGTGAATTGAGCTTACGTATAAACAGAATCTTACCAAGATCAGATATTAACTGCTATGAGCCGGCGGATTATTTAAGACAACAAGCCGTTCAAAAGCTTTCAGAAAAAAAGCAGATTGAAGTTATTTCAAAAACGGACGGTTTAGAAAATAATTCATTTGATTTTATTTTTTGCCTGGAGGTTTTTGAACACCTTCCACCAAAGATAATCGAAAAAGAACTTCTTGAATTCAAAAGGCTTTTAAAACCAAATGGAAAACTTGTTTTAGGTATTCCAAATGAAATTTTTTTTGCAGCTTTATTTAAAGGGGCATTAAGGTTTAAAAGAAGAAATAATGATTCAGATGGAAGTTTAAAAAATATTTTCTTATCTGCAATTGGGATTCCACCAAAAGAAAGGCTGGAAGTTAAATTTGATGGGATGCCATATTTCTTGCGGCACATGGGTTTTGACTACAGGGTCTTTACAAAACAGCTTTTAAACCATTTTTCAATCGAAAAAAGATATGGAAGTCCTAATTTAAGATTACCTATTTTTTTAAATTTCGAAGTCTACCTCGTTTGTTCGTGA
- the mutT gene encoding 8-oxo-dGTP diphosphatase MutT, which yields MNRFEIDVVAAIIHNSQNKFLITKRPEGFHLAGLWEFPGGKVEDGEEQKIALAREIKEETDLDIKVGKLFWTETAEYSMKRVKLYFYDCYLTEENQEVKCLEIDDFRWITKSELNQYKFPEADDKLIKHLVK from the coding sequence ATGAATCGATTTGAAATTGACGTTGTAGCTGCAATAATCCACAACTCCCAAAACAAATTTTTAATTACTAAAAGACCTGAAGGATTTCACCTGGCAGGATTATGGGAATTCCCAGGAGGCAAAGTGGAAGATGGTGAAGAGCAGAAAATTGCCCTTGCCCGTGAGATAAAAGAAGAGACTGATTTAGATATTAAAGTTGGTAAACTATTCTGGACAGAAACCGCAGAGTATTCAATGAAACGCGTAAAACTGTATTTCTATGATTGTTATCTGACTGAAGAAAATCAGGAAGTTAAATGCCTTGAAATTGATGATTTTCGCTGGATCACTAAAAGTGAACTAAATCAGTATAAATTTCCTGAGGCTGATGACAAACTGATAAAACATTTAGTGAAATAA